Proteins from a single region of Ziziphus jujuba cultivar Dongzao chromosome 1, ASM3175591v1:
- the LOC112489641 gene encoding NADH-cytochrome b5 reductase-like protein, giving the protein MATFFQRLSKATAVAFANAFGSQPKSGYRIPFRALAAVCGGISYLYYVSSPDMIFIGSHRQVGFGYCFMPPYKGSTVTSC; this is encoded by the exons atggcgaCATTCTTTCAGAGACTCTCTAAAGCTACTGCGGTAGCATTCGCCAATGCATTTGGGAGCCAACCCAAGTCCGGTTATAGAATTCCTTTCAGAGCACTTGCAGCAGTTTGTGGTGGAATCTCTTATCTATACTATGTTTCCTCACCTGATATG ATTTTCATTGGATCACACCGCCAAGTTGGGTTTGGATATTGTTTCATGCCTCCTTACAAG GGCTCCACTGTGACAAGTTGTTGA